Part of the Bacillus cereus group sp. RP43 genome is shown below.
GGGTCACTAGTACCTTTACACTAGCAACCCTCAACCCTTACTTAGTAAGTACGTACCGGTAAAATTAATTGAATGATGGAATCATCATTCGCTGTGCGAATTAAAAACGGTCTCATCGCTCCAGTAAAACTAACTTTAATTTCTGTACTATCTAAAGCTTTTAATGCGTCCATCATATATTTTGCACTAAAAGATATTTTTAATTCTTCTCCATCTACATTTTCACATTGAACCTCTTCTACTACTTTTCCGATTTCTGGTGCATTCGAAGAAATCTCTAACATCTGTTGTTCTAATGTTGATAATTTAACAACGTTGTTACGACCATCTCTTGCTAATAGCGACGCACGATCAATTGCTTGTAAAAATTCTTTCGTATTTACAAAAATATCAGTCTTACTCTCGGCTGGAATTAAACGCGTTGTATCTGGATAATTACCTTCTAACAATCTTGAGAAGAATAATAAATGTTTTGTACGGAATAATACTTGATACTCCGTAATAACGATATCTACCATTTCTTCAGATTCATCTAGAATTTTACTTAATTCACTTAAGCTCTTACCAGGAATAACGACATTCGCTTGAAATTCATCGGCAATATTATACCCTTCGATTTTCGCTTTACGAAGTGCTAGCCTGTGACTAT
Proteins encoded:
- the dnaN gene encoding DNA polymerase III subunit beta — translated: AAEYPLLPQIEEHHVFKIPTDLLKHMIRQTVFAVSSSETRPILTGVNWKVYNSELTCIATDSHRLALRKAKIEGYNIADEFQANVVIPGKSLSELSKILDESEEMVDIVITEYQVLFRTKHLLFFSRLLEGNYPDTTRLIPAESKTDIFVNTKEFLQAIDRASLLARDGRNNVVKLSTLEQQMLEISSNAPEIGKVVEEVQCENVDGEELKISFSAKYMMDALKALDSTEIKVSFTGAMRPFLIRTANDDSIIQLILPVRTY